A single Chitinispirillales bacterium DNA region contains:
- a CDS encoding phosphoribosylglycinamide formyltransferase: MNCAFFVSGRGSNFEAVLKQVKIGNLKIKIPLIVSSSETAPVVETAKSENIEVFYANKENRKKILDVLLAKKIDLIVLAGYIKKIPDEIIFAFKNKIINIHPSLLPAFGGKGMFGEFVHKAVIDKGVKISGLTIHLVDEKYDNGAILFQKAVDVKNNYTPQDLAKRILIEEHDSLWKVIKAFSQNRVIIDGSRAKIADE, encoded by the coding sequence ATGAATTGCGCATTTTTTGTGTCCGGACGCGGAAGCAACTTTGAAGCTGTTTTGAAACAGGTGAAAATTGGAAATTTGAAAATAAAAATTCCGCTTATCGTGAGCAGCAGCGAGACTGCGCCGGTTGTAGAAACGGCAAAATCCGAAAATATTGAAGTTTTTTATGCGAACAAAGAAAATCGGAAAAAAATTTTGGATGTTCTCCTTGCAAAAAAAATTGATTTAATTGTACTTGCCGGATATATAAAAAAAATTCCCGATGAAATAATTTTTGCATTCAAGAACAAAATCATAAATATTCATCCGTCACTGCTTCCGGCGTTTGGCGGAAAAGGAATGTTCGGTGAATTTGTTCATAAAGCGGTCATCGACAAAGGGGTAAAAATCAGCGGACTAACGATTCATTTGGTCGATGAAAAATATGACAACGGAGCGATTTTGTTTCAAAAGGCTGTAGATGTAAAAAATAACTACACACCGCAAGACTTGGCGAAACGAATTTTAATTGAAGAACACGATTCTTTATGGAAAGTAATTAAAGCGTTTTCGCAAAATCGTGTAATTATTGATGGAAGCAGAGCGAAAATCGCTGATGAATAA
- a CDS encoding glycosyltransferase family 2 protein, with amino-acid sequence MNIQIGELILSITLPLFLIALSFLAFFLKKKYAKKYRSKNFTPKCAIFIPCKGITDDFERNIERFFELPYPNYELFFAVESETDVAVGVIRQKIDFYKKGTLVVSEQTKFCGQKNLNLVRAVEKSGENIEIFIFADSDIAPKSNWLDSLIRPFENEKITAASGFRWLYSKTSNIGAIVHSFQNYVLFVLFVMSAKLFNSGLWGGSMAIRKKDYDALKIRERWIETSVDDLSLAEILVKNKKKIEFCFDAITDTDDTINSYFKAEKWFVRQVQYLKYHQRISWFFAILLSLVSLFMFVRITIIVILAIVKFDIANLLLPIFFLGGIYWFATMFCLYGVKSKIVPFVFYAPLSLFNVCICVIKTAFIGVIDWSGYRYFMNFWDGKVKKTEKL; translated from the coding sequence ATGAATATACAAATTGGAGAATTGATTTTAAGTATAACGCTTCCGCTTTTTTTGATAGCGTTATCGTTTTTAGCGTTCTTTCTCAAAAAAAAGTACGCTAAAAAATACCGCTCAAAAAATTTTACTCCCAAATGCGCAATTTTTATCCCTTGCAAAGGAATTACGGACGATTTTGAAAGAAACATTGAGCGATTTTTCGAACTCCCCTATCCTAATTATGAACTTTTTTTTGCGGTAGAAAGCGAAACTGACGTCGCAGTCGGCGTTATTCGTCAAAAAATTGATTTCTACAAAAAAGGGACGCTTGTCGTTTCCGAACAAACAAAATTTTGTGGGCAAAAAAATTTGAATTTGGTTCGCGCGGTCGAAAAATCCGGCGAAAATATAGAAATTTTTATTTTTGCCGACTCCGACATTGCACCGAAGTCCAACTGGCTTGATTCTTTAATTCGTCCGTTTGAAAACGAGAAAATTACGGCGGCAAGCGGATTTCGTTGGCTTTATTCCAAAACAAGTAACATAGGTGCAATTGTTCATAGCTTTCAAAATTATGTTTTGTTTGTACTTTTTGTTATGTCGGCGAAATTATTTAATTCAGGGCTTTGGGGCGGTTCAATGGCGATAAGAAAAAAAGATTACGATGCTTTGAAAATTCGTGAGCGCTGGATCGAAACGAGCGTCGACGATCTATCGCTTGCCGAAATTTTGGTAAAAAACAAAAAGAAAATCGAGTTTTGTTTTGATGCGATAACCGACACTGACGATACGATAAATTCTTACTTTAAAGCGGAGAAATGGTTCGTACGTCAAGTACAATATCTCAAATATCATCAAAGAATTTCATGGTTTTTTGCTATTTTACTTTCACTTGTTTCACTTTTCATGTTTGTAAGAATTACAATAATTGTAATTCTTGCCATTGTTAAATTTGACATTGCGAATTTGCTTTTACCGATTTTCTTTTTGGGTGGAATTTATTGGTTTGCGACTATGTTTTGTTTATATGGAGTAAAAAGTAAAATAGTTCCGTTCGTTTTTTATGCGCCGCTGTCACTTTTCAATGTGTGCATCTGCGTGATAAAAACCGCGTTTATTGGCGTTATTGATTGGAGCGGATATAGGTATTTTATGAATTTTTGGGATGGAAAAGTCAAAAAAACGGAGAAATTATAG
- a CDS encoding HU family DNA-binding protein — translation MNKSELVSAAAEKTGLAKGDVEKALGGILDAIKESVIKGNAVQLIGFGSFERAERGAKKGFNPKTKQKIEIPASKTVRFKAGSAFKEAVNK, via the coding sequence ATGAACAAAAGCGAATTGGTTTCGGCGGCTGCGGAAAAAACAGGGCTTGCAAAAGGTGATGTTGAAAAAGCATTGGGTGGGATTCTTGATGCAATTAAAGAATCGGTGATTAAAGGCAATGCCGTCCAACTGATTGGTTTCGGTTCTTTCGAACGTGCGGAAAGAGGAGCTAAAAAAGGGTTCAATCCAAAAACAAAACAGAAAATTGAAATCCCTGCATCAAAAACTGTTCGTTTTAAAGCAGGTTCTGCATTTAAAGAAGCGGTTAATAAGTAA